The following are from one region of the Halarcobacter sp. genome:
- the purT gene encoding formate-dependent phosphoribosylglycinamide formyltransferase, translating to MKFTAPLKSDSIKIMLLGSGELGKEVIIEAQRLGIETIAVDSYNNAPAQLVANKAYTINMKNKNEVLDVIRREKPTYILPEVEAINIQALFDAEEEGFHVIPNAEAVNKTMNRKNIREFAAERLNLPTSNYKFVTTFEALEDAAKEIGFPCVIKPVMSSSGHGQSIARNAGDLMDSWELAKEARGDASELIVEEFITFDYEITMLTARNENQTVFCEPIGHIQKNGDYVFSWQPMEMSETAKTKAQEIAKTITDGLGGRGIFGVELFIKGDEVYFSEVSPRPHDTGMVTMITQSQSEFALHVRAVLGLPLDYIDYGCGASAAYKAENDTFTPVIDIEDSAFTENSYVRVFSKPQSHEGRRMAVALVFDKDSSKTALDKSREIISKFTDC from the coding sequence ATGAAATTTACTGCGCCGCTTAAATCTGATTCGATTAAGATTATGCTTCTTGGAAGTGGAGAATTAGGTAAAGAAGTAATAATTGAAGCACAAAGATTAGGAATTGAAACTATTGCTGTGGATTCTTATAATAATGCTCCAGCTCAATTAGTTGCAAATAAAGCTTATACAATAAATATGAAAAATAAAAATGAAGTTTTAGATGTAATCAGAAGAGAAAAACCAACATATATTTTGCCTGAAGTTGAAGCAATCAATATTCAAGCACTATTTGATGCCGAAGAGGAAGGTTTTCATGTAATCCCAAATGCAGAAGCTGTAAATAAAACTATGAACAGAAAAAACATCAGAGAGTTTGCTGCTGAAAGATTAAACCTACCAACAAGTAACTATAAGTTTGTAACTACATTTGAAGCTTTAGAAGATGCTGCAAAAGAGATTGGATTTCCTTGTGTGATTAAACCTGTAATGAGTTCATCAGGTCATGGTCAAAGTATTGCAAGAAATGCTGGGGATCTAATGGACTCTTGGGAGTTAGCAAAAGAAGCTAGAGGAGATGCAAGTGAGTTAATAGTTGAAGAGTTTATCACTTTTGATTATGAGATCACTATGTTAACTGCAAGAAATGAGAACCAAACAGTTTTCTGTGAACCTATTGGACATATCCAAAAAAATGGTGACTATGTATTCTCATGGCAACCAATGGAAATGAGTGAAACAGCTAAAACAAAAGCACAAGAGATAGCTAAGACAATTACCGATGGTTTAGGTGGTAGAGGTATTTTTGGAGTTGAACTATTTATTAAAGGCGATGAAGTTTATTTTAGTGAAGTAAGTCCAAGACCACATGATACAGGAATGGTTACTATGATTACTCAAAGTCAAAGTGAATTTGCACTTCATGTTAGAGCTGTATTAGGTCTGCCATTAGATTATATTGATTATGGTTGTGGAGCAAGTGCAGCATATAAAGCTGAAAATGATACTTTTACTCCAGTTATTGATATAGAAGATTCTGCTTTTACAGAAAATAGTTATGTAAGAGTATTTAGTAAACCTCAATCACATGAAGGAAGAAGAATGGCTGTAGCTCTTGTATTTGATAAAGATTCAAGTAAGACTGCATTAGATAAGTCAAGAGAGATTATCTCAAAATTTACTGATTGTTAA
- the dapF gene encoding diaminopimelate epimerase, producing the protein MTYAKYSASGNDFVIFHSFVEKDFTQDAIRLCNRTEGIGADGLVALLPCEDADFKWKFYNSDGSDAAMCGNATRAVAHYAYNNNLAASKMKFLTEAGIIESEVTQNVVKTQMTEPKVIKEEFEQEGFTWYLIDTGVPHLVTFVDDLEQYNHDLCAKMRYEHNANVNFAKVEDGKIYVRTYERGVEGETLACGTGMVACFLRANQLNLVEDLALVYPKSKEELTVSIVDNKIFFKGAVKKVFTATFD; encoded by the coding sequence ATGACCTATGCAAAATACTCTGCAAGTGGAAATGACTTTGTTATATTTCACTCTTTTGTAGAGAAAGATTTTACACAAGATGCCATAAGACTATGTAATAGAACAGAAGGTATTGGAGCAGACGGTTTAGTTGCCCTACTTCCTTGTGAAGATGCAGATTTTAAATGGAAATTTTATAACAGTGATGGAAGTGATGCCGCAATGTGTGGAAATGCCACAAGAGCAGTTGCACACTATGCATACAACAATAACTTAGCAGCTTCAAAAATGAAATTTTTAACTGAAGCAGGAATCATAGAGTCTGAAGTTACACAAAATGTGGTAAAAACACAAATGACTGAGCCTAAAGTTATAAAAGAAGAGTTTGAACAAGAGGGTTTCACTTGGTATTTAATAGATACGGGAGTTCCTCACTTAGTTACATTTGTAGATGATTTAGAACAATATAACCATGATTTATGTGCAAAAATGAGATATGAACACAATGCAAATGTAAACTTTGCAAAAGTAGAAGATGGAAAAATCTATGTAAGAACTTACGAAAGAGGTGTTGAGGGAGAAACTTTAGCTTGTGGAACTGGTATGGTTGCTTGTTTTTTAAGAGCAAACCAATTAAACCTAGTGGAAGATTTAGCCCTTGTTTATCCAAAAAGTAAAGAAGAGTTAACAGTTTCAATTGTTGATAATAAAATATTTTTTAAAGGGGCAGTAAAAAAAGTGTTTACTGCTACATTCGATTAA
- a CDS encoding cache domain-containing protein — protein sequence MLIKSEKNLLDFIKYSPVVIIILIALLVNALIYYQNLKNFEKDMEIYEKNYIDTNKEIAKLHVEKVFSLIKEKKDALETQVKEDLKNRVNEAYAVIENIYKKNPNLNRQALLTQIKEALRPIRFNEGRSYFYINDLYGSIILHPINPDFENTNIYERRKSETINTIINSLEKLKTENETFTNLFWYKPNETKIKYEKITFNKVFRPLNIVIGTGEYLNNITNNVKKEILQYIQNITYGENGYVLVFDYDGYQLAHIKKEYVGKNRIGLTDSNGIKITQSIIAKAKEGKGFISYEGTIMPSTGKPSEKITYVRGLQNWEWAIASGFYTKDMMNYLEKKEIELKKINNKSFEKILLISIILSIVLILLATYVSNRLRIFFSNYRKRIQKEIQANRKKDEMLYQQSKMASMGEMIGNIAHQWRQPLNLISTAASGIKLEDELNILTKESQTNSLNSILKATQYLSKTIDDFREFFNPNKKQSLVSTKSIFERTTDLINVRIKNHPIHIVPKVEDFVIYTYENELNQALINILNNAIDALSPLNDRKRTIFFTIKHFNKTKNPKRLNHFKIDETKEYLLIEIKDNANGIKEEIKDKIFDAYFTTKHQAQGTGIGLYMTYQIITNHLDGHIHVDNTSTPFGNESFKGAKFTILLPIKDV from the coding sequence ATGCTAATAAAAAGTGAAAAAAATCTTTTAGATTTTATTAAATATTCTCCTGTAGTTATTATTATCTTAATTGCATTGTTAGTTAACGCATTAATCTATTATCAAAATTTAAAAAACTTTGAAAAAGATATGGAAATATATGAAAAAAACTATATAGATACAAATAAAGAGATTGCAAAACTACATGTTGAAAAAGTTTTTTCACTCATAAAAGAAAAAAAAGATGCCTTAGAGACACAAGTAAAAGAAGACCTAAAAAATAGGGTAAATGAGGCATACGCTGTAATTGAAAATATTTATAAGAAAAATCCCAATCTAAATAGACAAGCTCTCTTAACACAAATAAAAGAAGCCTTACGTCCAATCAGATTTAATGAGGGTAGAAGCTATTTTTATATAAATGACTTATATGGAAGTATTATTCTACATCCAATTAATCCTGACTTTGAAAATACAAATATATATGAGAGAAGAAAAAGTGAAACAATAAACACTATTATAAATTCACTTGAAAAATTAAAAACTGAGAATGAAACCTTTACCAACCTCTTTTGGTATAAGCCAAATGAAACTAAAATAAAATATGAAAAGATTACATTTAATAAAGTTTTTAGACCTTTAAATATAGTAATAGGAACAGGAGAATATCTAAATAATATTACAAATAATGTGAAAAAAGAGATCTTACAATATATTCAAAATATCACCTATGGAGAAAATGGTTATGTTCTAGTTTTTGATTATGATGGATATCAATTAGCCCACATAAAAAAAGAATATGTAGGAAAAAATAGGATTGGTCTTACAGATTCAAATGGAATTAAAATTACCCAATCAATAATAGCTAAAGCAAAAGAGGGAAAAGGTTTTATCTCATACGAAGGAACAATAATGCCCTCAACAGGTAAACCTTCTGAAAAAATCACCTATGTAAGAGGTCTTCAAAATTGGGAATGGGCTATAGCTTCAGGGTTTTACACAAAAGATATGATGAATTATTTAGAAAAAAAAGAGATAGAATTAAAAAAGATAAATAATAAATCTTTTGAAAAAATTCTTTTAATAAGTATAATTTTATCAATAGTTCTAATACTACTTGCAACATATGTATCAAATAGACTAAGAATATTTTTTAGTAATTATAGAAAAAGAATCCAAAAAGAGATTCAAGCAAATAGAAAAAAAGATGAGATGTTATATCAACAGTCAAAAATGGCATCAATGGGTGAAATGATTGGTAATATCGCCCACCAATGGAGACAACCACTAAATCTTATAAGTACAGCGGCAAGTGGAATAAAGCTTGAGGATGAACTAAATATACTAACAAAAGAATCACAAACAAACTCTTTGAATTCTATTTTAAAAGCAACCCAATATTTATCTAAAACGATTGATGACTTTAGAGAGTTTTTCAATCCAAATAAAAAACAATCTCTAGTTTCAACAAAATCAATATTTGAAAGAACAACTGATCTTATAAATGTAAGAATAAAAAACCACCCTATCCATATAGTACCAAAAGTAGAAGACTTTGTAATCTACACCTATGAAAATGAACTTAATCAAGCCTTGATAAATATCTTAAATAACGCAATAGATGCATTAAGCCCACTTAATGATAGAAAAAGAACAATCTTCTTTACAATCAAACACTTTAACAAAACAAAAAACCCAAAAAGATTAAACCACTTTAAAATAGATGAAACAAAAGAATACCTACTAATAGAGATAAAAGATAACGCAAATGGGATAAAAGAAGAGATAAAAGATAAAATCTTCGATGCCTACTTCACAACAAAACACCAAGCACAAGGAACAGGTATAGGCCTATACATGACCTACCAAATCATAACAAACCACCTAGATGGACATATCCACGTAGATAATACAAGTACACCTTTTGGAAATGAAAGTTTCAAAGGAGCTAAGTTTACTATTCTTTTACCTATAAAAGATGTATAG
- the coaE gene encoding dephospho-CoA kinase (Dephospho-CoA kinase (CoaE) performs the final step in coenzyme A biosynthesis.) — protein sequence MSNDLFKYAIALTGGIATGKSTVCNLLKLHGFLTIDADKIAHKLLDQNSGKIASMFGDEYVENGKVLRKKLGKIIFSNEENKLKLEALLHPLIKEEIVKESRVFESQGKPYFIDIPLFFEKMQYPISKSLVVYTPKELQVQRLMQRDNIDEEEAKIKMSNQMDIEKKKELANLVIDNSSNLKNLQNEVERIIKEIL from the coding sequence ATGAGTAATGATTTATTTAAATATGCAATTGCACTTACAGGTGGAATTGCTACAGGAAAAAGTACAGTTTGTAATCTTTTAAAGCTTCATGGCTTTTTAACAATTGATGCTGATAAAATAGCCCATAAACTTCTTGATCAAAATAGTGGGAAAATAGCTTCAATGTTTGGAGATGAGTATGTTGAAAACGGTAAAGTTCTTAGAAAAAAACTAGGAAAAATCATATTTTCAAATGAAGAAAACAAATTAAAACTAGAGGCACTTCTTCACCCATTAATAAAAGAGGAGATTGTAAAAGAATCAAGAGTATTTGAAAGTCAAGGGAAACCTTACTTTATAGATATTCCTTTGTTTTTTGAGAAAATGCAATATCCAATCTCTAAATCTTTGGTTGTGTATACTCCAAAAGAGTTGCAAGTTCAAAGATTGATGCAAAGGGATAATATAGATGAAGAGGAAGCAAAAATCAAAATGTCCAATCAAATGGATATAGAAAAGAAAAAAGAGTTAGCTAATTTAGTTATTGATAACTCTTCAAATTTAAAAAATTTGCAAAATGAAGTAGAAAGAATTATTAAGGAGATTTTATGA
- a CDS encoding glucosaminidase domain-containing protein, with protein MNFLSKILLVLVFFSVSYAQSGFPDEYYKMSSKKAKDFFFEYFEKRIEIENIKILADRLFIKSLEKSPLPIKGSLEYEKLEFLQKRYKIQDIFDYPKYIKRIDIVPPSMALAQAATESGWGKSRFFKQANNIFGHWTYNPKIGMVPLDRPEGKRHLVRVFATLEDSIAAYMLNLNRTSAYKNFRTLRENMRNSKIFINGLSLSATMTKYSGIGHDYVKILQSIITKNKLIEYDIKFFEKIKNLD; from the coding sequence ATGAATTTTTTATCAAAAATTTTATTAGTTCTTGTTTTTTTTAGTGTAAGTTATGCTCAATCTGGTTTTCCAGATGAGTATTATAAAATGTCTTCAAAAAAAGCAAAAGATTTCTTTTTTGAATATTTTGAAAAAAGAATAGAGATTGAAAATATAAAGATACTAGCGGATAGACTTTTTATTAAATCTTTAGAAAAATCTCCTTTGCCAATAAAAGGCTCTTTAGAGTACGAAAAACTAGAATTTCTACAAAAAAGATATAAAATCCAAGATATATTTGATTATCCTAAATATATAAAAAGAATAGATATTGTTCCCCCTTCTATGGCTTTAGCTCAGGCAGCTACCGAGAGTGGTTGGGGGAAAAGTAGATTCTTCAAACAAGCAAATAATATATTCGGTCACTGGACTTATAATCCTAAAATTGGAATGGTACCTTTAGATAGACCAGAAGGAAAACGACACTTAGTAAGAGTTTTCGCTACTTTAGAAGACTCAATTGCAGCATATATGTTAAACCTAAACCGTACATCTGCATATAAAAACTTTAGAACACTTAGAGAAAATATGAGAAATAGTAAAATATTTATCAATGGTTTATCTTTGAGTGCTACAATGACAAAATATTCAGGTATTGGTCATGACTATGTAAAAATTTTACAGTCAATAATTACAAAAAATAAATTAATAGAATACGATATTAAATTTTTTGAAAAAATAAAAAATCTAGATTAA
- a CDS encoding spermidine synthase has product MKENQAFNEMMVHTPLCTHKEAQNVSIVGTINEGIKKEASKHTGNIEFIDLATFNAKNEKDVDVVIFTDVNIDELLLANIQRVLKDDGIITFATESYHKDEEKLKADLKLVGEQFWIAMPFRFGHDTAILASKKYHPTADIILQRSDLLVDLEYYSTEIHSASFVFPAAQHKALTGIAKR; this is encoded by the coding sequence ATGAAAGAAAATCAAGCTTTTAATGAAATGATGGTACATACGCCATTGTGTACACATAAAGAAGCACAAAATGTTTCAATAGTAGGAACAATTAACGAAGGTATAAAAAAAGAGGCTTCTAAACATACAGGAAATATTGAGTTTATAGATTTAGCAACTTTTAATGCAAAAAATGAAAAAGATGTAGATGTTGTGATTTTTACTGATGTAAATATCGATGAACTACTTTTAGCAAATATTCAAAGAGTTTTAAAAGATGATGGTATCATCACATTTGCAACTGAAAGTTATCATAAAGATGAAGAGAAACTAAAAGCTGATTTAAAATTGGTTGGGGAACAGTTCTGGATCGCTATGCCATTTAGATTTGGACACGATACAGCTATTTTAGCTTCTAAAAAATATCACCCTACAGCTGATATAATCTTACAAAGATCAGATTTATTAGTTGATTTAGAATATTATTCTACAGAAATACACTCAGCTTCATTTGTATTTCCAGCTGCTCAACACAAAGCTCTTACTGGTATAGCTAAGAGATAA